A single Vigna radiata var. radiata cultivar VC1973A chromosome 8, Vradiata_ver6, whole genome shotgun sequence DNA region contains:
- the LOC106770426 gene encoding aluminum-activated malate transporter 14-like, with product MESTHVISITNGEDNVAPRKNTTKTFKFSLPPVLSLLREHKIHLLDKQMKDAKNIIHSIKVGISLVLISLLYLLDPLYEQVGENAIWAIMTVVVTFEFSAGATLGKGLNRGMGTILGGGLGCIAAVLAQNIGGVGNSIIIGASVFIFGTIATYFRLFPSVKKRYDYGVMILILTFSLIVVSGVRTEDQKVWEIAVERLLTIVMGFVVCICVNLLIFPLWASDELHDSIVSRFQHIADSLQGCMEEYVKFVSQKESKKPGASFSVCKSLLDSKSKDEVLENFAKWEPWHGKFGFFYPWEKYLKIGDVLRELAAIILALGGCLQASETAMKVEPVSQSVEMEPCEAIGSGIVWSLRELGKSMKQMSKCEADISEKLKTMRGEINLVISTSKMAAIDNMDALAVASFVFLLKKVVEKVEELTKEVEQLGDLAAFPAHSTLV from the exons atGGAATCAACTCATGTAATATCCATTACAAATGGTGAAGACAATGTTGCTCCAAGGAAGAATACAACTAAAACGTTTAAATTTTCACTTCCACCAGTTCTTTCCCTTCTTAGAGAACACAAAATCCATCTCTTGGATAAGCAAATGAAAGACGCTAAAAACATTATCCACAGCATCAAAGTTGGAATCTCCCTTGTTTTGATTTCACTTCTGTACCTCTTGGATCCTCTTTACGAGCAAGTTGGAGAAAATGCTATATGGGCTATCATGACTGTGGTCGTCACCTTCGAATTTTCCGCAG GAGCTACTCTAGGCAAAGGTTTAAATCGCGGAATGGGAACTATATTAGGAGGTGGACTGGGTTGTATAGCAGCAGTTTTGGCTCAAAATATTGGTGGAGTTGGGAACTCTATTATAATTGGTGCTTCTGTATTTATCTTTG GGACAATTGCAACATATTTTCGACTATTCCCAAGCGTGAAGAAGAGATACGATTATGGAGTGATGATTCTTATTCTGACTTTTAGTTTGATTGTGGTGTCTGGTGTGCGCACTGAAGATCAGAAAGTTTGGGAAATAGCAGTTGAACGGCTTTTAACAATTGTGATGGGTTTCGTTGTGTGCATTTGTGTGAACTTGTTGATCTTCCCATTGTGGGCCAGTGATGAACTTCATGATTCCATTGTCTCTAGATTCCAACACATTGCTGATTCATTACAAG GGTGCATGGAGGAATATGTCAAATTCGTTAGtcaaaaagaaagtaaaaagccTGGTGCTAGCTTCAGTGTTTGCAAGTCTTTGTTGGACTCCAAATCAAAGGACGAGGTTCTG GAAAATTTTGCAAAATGGGAACCCTGGCatggaaaatttggatttttctaTCCTTGGGAGAAGTACCTAAAGATTGGAGACGTTCTTCGAGAACTGGCTGCAATAATTCTTGCTTTGGGAGGTTGCCTCCAGGCCTCAGAAACG GCCATGAAAGTGGAACCGGTGAGTCAAAGTGTTGAAATGGAACCATGTGAGGCAATTGGGTCAGGAATTGTGTGGAGTCTACGAGAACTTGGGAAGAGCATGAAGCAAATGAGCAAGTGTGAGGCTGACATATCAGAAAAGTTGAAGACAATGAGAGGAGAGATAAACTTGGTAATTTCCACGTCGAAAATGGCAGCAATTGATAACATGGATGCACTTGCAGTGGCGAGCTTCGTCTTCTTATTGAAGAAAGTTGTGGAGAAAGTAGAAGAACTTACCAAAGAGGTGGAGCAACTGGGAGACCTAGCTGCTTTTCCTGCTCATTCAACTTTAGTCTAA